The proteins below are encoded in one region of Candidatus Dormiibacterota bacterium:
- a CDS encoding DUF4870 domain-containing protein — protein sequence MATISDDDRSWAIYANAAGLLVFTNVPYANLIATLLIWLRVKRSDGMPFARTHAAAAFNFQATYSLVVTAGSIAMLGLFLGHRDTFEASALDRAWLLRGLALYAILTLANVVLSIIGAIAASDVRPARYFVAIPFVTAPR from the coding sequence ATGGCGACAATCTCCGATGACGACCGTTCCTGGGCGATCTACGCCAATGCCGCAGGACTCCTCGTTTTTACGAACGTTCCGTATGCGAACCTCATTGCGACGCTGTTGATCTGGCTGCGCGTAAAACGCTCGGACGGGATGCCTTTCGCTCGCACGCATGCCGCCGCGGCTTTCAATTTCCAAGCGACGTACTCACTCGTCGTCACGGCCGGCTCGATCGCGATGCTCGGGCTGTTTTTAGGGCACCGCGATACGTTCGAAGCTTCCGCACTCGATCGAGCCTGGCTTCTACGTGGGCTCGCGCTCTACGCGATCCTCACACTCGCCAACGTCGTTCTTTCGATCATCGGCGCCATCGCCGCGAGCGATGTGCGCCCCGCCCGCTATTTTGTCGCCATCCCGTTCGTCACCGCACCGCGGTAG